From one Montipora capricornis isolate CH-2021 chromosome 10, ASM3666992v2, whole genome shotgun sequence genomic stretch:
- the LOC138020758 gene encoding uncharacterized protein: MYHPNPECVIVTMKLCSILCVVATSVRRQNIKRDMMLLGGSYTGSCARNMELSDKCYEHSPKSIEENEEVKLLWNFTIQTDREIHHRSSRPDIVIQKKKAKETIIVDIAVPGDSNVRQKETKKYEKYQHLVKEMKRMWKSRTKVVPVVVGGLGSVSKKLTGHLEQLGIKDRTRTMQKSALLGSACILRKVLEV, encoded by the coding sequence ATGTATCATCCAAATCCAGAATGTGTGATAGTCACGATGAAACTGTGCAGCATACTTTGTGTAGTTGCCACAAGCGTGCGCAGACAGAATATAAAAAGAGACATGATGTTGTTGGGCGGGTCATACACTGGGAGTTGTGCAAGGAATATGGAGTTGAGTGACAAATGCTATGAGCATTCCCCCAAAAGCATAGAAGAGAATGAGGAAGTAAAACTGTTGTGGAACTTTACCATCCAaacagaccgtgaaatccatcACAGGAGCTCGAGGCCAGACATTGTAATTcagaaaaagaaggcaaaggaaaCAATCATTGTGGACATAGCTGTTCCCGGAGATAGCAACGTACggcaaaaagaaactaaaaagtATGAAAAGTACCAACACCTGGTAAAAGAGATGAAAAGGATGTGGAAATCAAGGACAAAAGTGGTGCCAGTGGTAGTAGGTGGATTGGGTTCAGTGTCAAAGAAGCTGACAGGCCACTTGGAGCAACTAGGAATTAAGGACCGAACAAGAACGATGCAAAAGTCAGCACTCCTCGGATCGGCATGTATCCTCAGAAAAGTGCTGGAAGTCTGA